Proteins encoded by one window of Azospirillum brasilense:
- a CDS encoding methyl-accepting chemotaxis protein yields MTSLSSVSKSLAAAVLVALLSAAQAVHGVATGNAAAAGLGLAAVLPCLAAIRWLTLTNRTIRKAMTVIAAAEKGDLQPRILNIHGRSPIADMLRTINRLLDRVESFGKEANAAMQHAAEGQYYRRIVMTGMVGEFGAYARQINDGLAAMDGKSREFVESATRIGANIKEVAQSLSASAAQLEASSTAMTATAATASEQSFSAASAAEQVSSNVDGVAAATGEVSGAIGEVAQGVSRTADLARSSVEKVREADSTIRSLLAASDQIGAVVQLINDIASQTNLLALNATIEAARAGEAGKGFAVVATEVKNLANQTAHATEDITLQIAQLQSVTRDTAAVIQHVGGMIHDIDEIAVGIAGAAEQQSAAIDEISRSIREASAGVRTVADAVTSVSSGAQDASAAASQVLSSAGELARRAVTLNGDIDSFVARVCGGKR; encoded by the coding sequence ATGACGAGTTTGTCCTCAGTCTCTAAATCGCTCGCCGCCGCCGTCTTGGTCGCCCTGCTGTCGGCGGCGCAGGCGGTGCATGGTGTCGCCACGGGCAACGCCGCCGCCGCCGGGCTGGGTCTGGCGGCGGTCCTCCCCTGTCTTGCCGCGATCCGCTGGCTGACGCTCACCAACCGGACCATCCGGAAAGCCATGACGGTGATCGCCGCGGCGGAGAAGGGCGACCTTCAGCCGCGCATCCTGAACATCCACGGCCGGAGCCCCATCGCGGACATGCTGCGCACCATCAACCGCCTTCTGGACCGCGTGGAGTCCTTCGGCAAGGAGGCCAACGCCGCCATGCAGCACGCGGCGGAGGGGCAGTATTACCGGCGCATCGTGATGACCGGCATGGTCGGGGAGTTCGGCGCCTACGCGCGCCAGATCAACGACGGGTTGGCGGCCATGGACGGCAAGAGCCGCGAGTTCGTGGAGAGCGCCACCCGCATCGGCGCCAACATCAAGGAGGTGGCGCAGAGCCTGTCGGCCAGCGCCGCCCAGCTCGAAGCGTCCTCCACCGCCATGACGGCGACCGCCGCCACGGCCAGCGAGCAGTCCTTCTCCGCGGCCTCCGCGGCGGAGCAGGTGTCGTCCAATGTGGACGGGGTGGCCGCGGCGACCGGCGAGGTGTCGGGCGCCATCGGCGAGGTGGCCCAGGGCGTGTCCCGCACCGCCGATCTCGCCCGCAGCTCGGTGGAGAAGGTGCGGGAGGCGGACTCCACCATCCGCTCCCTGCTCGCCGCCTCCGACCAGATCGGCGCGGTCGTTCAGCTCATCAACGACATCGCCAGCCAGACCAACCTTCTGGCGCTCAACGCGACGATCGAGGCGGCGCGGGCCGGGGAGGCCGGCAAGGGCTTCGCCGTGGTGGCGACCGAGGTGAAGAATCTCGCCAACCAGACCGCCCACGCCACGGAGGACATCACCCTCCAGATCGCCCAGCTCCAGTCGGTGACCCGCGACACGGCCGCGGTGATCCAGCATGTCGGCGGCATGATCCACGACATCGACGAGATCGCGGTCGGCATCGCCGGTGCCGCCGAACAGCAGAGCGCGGCCATCGACGAGATCAGCCGGTCCATCCGCGAGGCGTCGGCCGGTGTGCGCACGGTGGCCGATGCGGTGACCAGCGTGTCCTCGGGCGCTCAGGACGCCAGCGCCGCCGCCAGTCAGGTCCTCTCGTCGGCCGGAGAGCTGGCGCGCCGCGCCGTGACGCTGAACGGCGACATCGACAGCTTCGTCGCCCGTGTCTGCGGCGGAAAGCGCTGA
- a CDS encoding PAS domain-containing protein → MAVSIGGTHSGLTGQERTFHRDEIIVSKTDLKGCITYANDVFLRISGYDESELLGRPHNIVRHPDMPRCVYKLLWSRIEAGNEIFAYVINRAKNGDHYWVFAHVTPVFGDPDSGNGRTITGYHSSRRVPARPAVDAATGLYAALRTEEARHADRNAAMAASGAMLEKLLRDKGTSYDEFVLSL, encoded by the coding sequence ATGGCGGTCAGCATCGGCGGCACACACAGCGGCTTGACCGGACAGGAGCGGACATTTCACCGCGACGAGATCATCGTCTCCAAGACCGATCTCAAAGGCTGCATCACCTACGCCAACGACGTGTTCCTGCGCATCAGCGGGTACGACGAGTCGGAACTTCTGGGACGGCCGCACAACATTGTCCGCCATCCGGACATGCCCCGCTGCGTCTACAAGCTGCTGTGGAGCCGCATCGAGGCCGGAAACGAAATCTTCGCCTATGTGATCAATCGGGCGAAGAACGGCGACCATTACTGGGTGTTCGCCCACGTCACGCCGGTTTTCGGCGATCCCGACAGCGGGAACGGGCGGACGATCACCGGCTACCACTCCAGCCGGCGTGTTCCGGCGCGGCCGGCGGTGGATGCGGCGACGGGCCTCTACGCCGCGCTTCGGACGGAAGAGGCGCGGCACGCCGACCGGAACGCGGCCATGGCGGCCTCTGGCGCCATGCTGGAAAAACTCCTGCGCGACAAGGGCACGAGCTATGACGAGTTTGTCCTCAGTCTCTAA